From the genome of Thiovibrio frasassiensis:
GATCTGCCCAAGGAAAAAAGATTGGCGCTCAAGGCAGCTGTTGTTGAGCGCTATAAAACGTTGATTGATATCTCTGTCAAAGGACCAATAAAACATTTCCTGGTGAAATTTTTTGGTAAAATCGCGGTCAGCATACTGCTCGGGGAACTTTTGCAATTAAACGACGACACCCCGCCCAAAGGTCAAGAGGACGATGACCGGCTATAAAACCAAACCTGACTGTTTGGGGCGAACTTCGTTGTAGCTCGGGGGACCGAATCTTTGTTTCCCGGACTACAACCGAAGTAGTTGCCAATTGCTCGGCTCGTCGCGTATGCTTGTCTCAAGGCACAGCCTTAGGCACATATTTTCATGTCAGGACTAAAGGCCAAGATGCGCCATTATTTTGATGCCGGTGCGCTGATCGTCATCTTTCTCACCTTGATCCTTTTCGTGGCGGCGCTGTACTTCACGGGCTTTACCCACGATCTCCTCCTTGAAGCCGGCGTCTTTCTGGTTTCAGTGAAACTGATCGTAATGTCGTACAAAAACAATGTTGCTGCAGACAATCTGCATCGGGAGCTAGCCGAGATTCGCGCCCTGATCCAGGCAATACAGAGCAAATCAGGGGCGAATTGAATGCCAAACAGCATGGACAATTACCACATCGAAATGCGCCCATACCGGATCATCGGCTGGGCTTGGCTGGTGTTCTGTCTTTTCGGGCTGACCGCGGCACTCCTGTCCCAGCTTTATTGGCCGGCTCTGGGCTGTACTTTTTCTTCACTCTTCGGGCTGTATATGGCGCTGGGGGCCGGCAGCTTCGACATCGACAGCAATGGCCTTACCCACAGGTCTTCGTTTGGCACCTGGCATATTCGCTGGGACGAAATAGCCAACGTTGAGATCGGAGAGATGGAAGGC
Proteins encoded in this window:
- a CDS encoding PH domain-containing protein, which codes for MPNSMDNYHIEMRPYRIIGWAWLVFCLFGLTAALLSQLYWPALGCTFSSLFGLYMALGAGSFDIDSNGLTHRSSFGTWHIRWDEIANVEIGEMEGTLVLHGRNKRFILSSPGGWDGAVKEEAFAFVVKQLEARNIPPKPSRSAAYKIMKNTRVNH